One stretch of Chitinophaga pendula DNA includes these proteins:
- a CDS encoding HlyD family secretion protein, whose amino-acid sequence MNKNRFDRIVVISTQWVGMVFVLGLIVWSVFYAIDIFRYEQTNDAQVDAYLSPVNVKVGGYIKKIYFQDNQRVHRGDTLVLIATDEFQLKADAAAAELLSVRAKLGVLQANEETQKRNIEVIHAHLSGVQAKLHHQELDYERYQNLLKEEATTRQKFEHVQAALLVNQSDYQEATAALKVAVSKLDDLYAEKAAIAADIKIKEALFQRQQLDIAYTVISAPFDGEVGRKTIQEGQLVQAGQTLVFLTNEKEAKWIVANFKETQIAKFQVGQQAKIVLDAFPGEHFSGVIESFSPTTGSRYSLLPPDNATGNFVKVIQRIPVRIKLTESGDRLSKLSAGMNANVSIEKN is encoded by the coding sequence ATGAACAAAAACAGATTTGACCGTATTGTAGTTATCTCGACCCAGTGGGTAGGAATGGTGTTTGTGCTGGGCCTCATTGTATGGAGCGTATTTTATGCTATAGATATATTCCGTTATGAGCAGACCAACGATGCACAGGTGGATGCCTATCTTTCACCTGTTAACGTAAAGGTGGGAGGTTATATCAAAAAGATATACTTCCAGGATAATCAAAGGGTGCACCGCGGGGATACGCTTGTACTCATAGCAACAGATGAGTTTCAGCTGAAAGCAGACGCGGCGGCGGCGGAGTTGCTCAGTGTACGTGCCAAGCTCGGTGTTTTGCAAGCCAATGAGGAAACGCAAAAAAGGAATATAGAGGTCATCCATGCACACCTATCAGGTGTACAGGCTAAATTACATCATCAGGAGTTGGATTACGAGCGCTATCAAAACTTACTAAAAGAGGAAGCTACTACCCGGCAAAAGTTCGAGCATGTACAGGCGGCGTTGCTGGTCAACCAATCAGACTACCAGGAAGCCACTGCGGCGCTTAAAGTGGCGGTTTCAAAATTAGACGACCTGTATGCGGAGAAGGCTGCTATAGCCGCCGACATTAAAATCAAGGAGGCCCTATTCCAGCGGCAGCAACTGGATATTGCCTATACGGTGATCAGTGCTCCCTTCGATGGAGAAGTCGGTAGAAAGACTATCCAGGAAGGGCAGCTTGTTCAGGCAGGTCAAACGTTGGTCTTTCTCACCAACGAAAAGGAAGCAAAATGGATCGTGGCCAATTTCAAGGAAACGCAAATTGCCAAATTCCAGGTGGGGCAGCAAGCGAAAATAGTATTGGATGCTTTTCCAGGTGAGCATTTTTCCGGTGTGATCGAATCTTTTTCGCCAACTACCGGTTCCAGGTATTCTCTTTTACCACCTGATAATGCTACCGGCAATTTTGTGAAGGTGATCCAGCGAATACCGGTAAGGATCAAACTCACGGAATCGGGGGACAGGTTATCAAAGCTGTCGGCGGGTATGAATGCCAATGTATCCATCGAAAAAAATTGA
- a CDS encoding sugar porter family MFS transporter, with protein MIPSPHNTRYLLLLTFTATLGGFLFGFDTAVISGVIPYVRVLYHMDALLEGSFVGSALAGCILGVSVSGWMGNRLGRRPVMLLSALLFALSAIGCTFAGNAYSLIFFRLIGGIGIGAASVISPMYISELAPSNLRGRMVTYYQLAITIGILAAYFSNAIIQPWRDSTHNFLFREEIWRYMFAVSAIPAILFIVMSGMIPESPRWLAMRGKYAAAQAITEKISGPEAAVREMAMIRSALSVTQVKLKDMFKSHYRQALLIGILLAALSQFSGINAVIYYGPSLLEQAGFGWGQALGGQVTIGIVNMLFTLVATYSIDRYGRRPLLLWGIGGAVLSLMATAWLFSTHLTSGWLLLLPIMLFIACFAFSFGPVTWVIINEIFPVTVRSSAIALATMSLWIANWIVGQFFPLLLLHAGPALTFLIFAVCSASAFWLTWKKIPETKGMSLEEINGVVS; from the coding sequence ATGATACCATCTCCCCACAACACCCGGTACTTATTGTTACTAACGTTCACTGCTACATTGGGAGGTTTCCTTTTTGGCTTTGATACGGCTGTTATCTCCGGTGTGATTCCCTATGTAAGAGTATTGTACCACATGGATGCCTTACTTGAAGGTTCTTTCGTAGGATCAGCCCTGGCAGGTTGTATTCTTGGCGTATCTGTGAGTGGCTGGATGGGTAACCGTTTGGGGCGGCGGCCGGTGATGCTGCTGTCCGCGTTATTATTTGCGCTGTCAGCCATCGGCTGTACCTTCGCAGGTAATGCTTACAGCCTTATCTTTTTTCGGCTGATAGGAGGCATTGGTATCGGCGCCGCCTCCGTGATATCGCCGATGTATATATCAGAACTGGCGCCGTCTAACCTGCGCGGCAGGATGGTGACTTACTATCAGCTGGCCATCACAATCGGTATACTCGCAGCCTATTTTTCCAATGCGATAATACAACCATGGCGGGATAGCACGCACAATTTCTTATTTAGAGAGGAGATATGGAGATATATGTTTGCTGTTAGTGCAATACCGGCAATACTTTTCATCGTGATGAGTGGAATGATCCCTGAAAGCCCTCGCTGGCTGGCGATGCGTGGAAAATATGCCGCAGCGCAGGCCATTACCGAAAAGATCTCGGGGCCAGAAGCTGCCGTTCGCGAGATGGCTATGATCCGCAGCGCCCTTTCGGTAACACAGGTAAAACTGAAAGATATGTTCAAGAGCCATTATCGGCAGGCATTGCTTATCGGCATATTGTTGGCCGCCCTATCACAGTTCAGCGGTATCAATGCCGTGATCTACTACGGCCCTTCATTACTGGAACAGGCGGGCTTTGGTTGGGGGCAGGCACTGGGCGGACAGGTAACCATTGGCATCGTGAATATGCTCTTCACCTTGGTGGCAACCTATAGTATCGATCGCTATGGCCGCAGACCTTTATTGCTCTGGGGAATAGGCGGCGCTGTGCTCTCACTAATGGCTACGGCCTGGTTGTTCAGTACCCACCTCACCAGCGGCTGGCTATTACTCTTGCCCATCATGCTGTTCATCGCCTGCTTCGCATTTTCATTTGGCCCCGTTACCTGGGTGATCATCAATGAAATATTCCCGGTAACAGTACGTAGCAGTGCCATCGCCCTGGCTACCATGAGCCTCTGGATCGCTAACTGGATCGTAGGACAATTCTTCCCGCTATTGCTCCTACATGCCGGCCCCGCACTTACCTTCCTGATATTTGCCGTATGCAGTGCCTCTGCCTTCTGGCTGACATGGAAAAAAATACCTGAAACCAAAGGAATGTCACTCGAAGAAATCAATGGAGTAGTATCATAA
- a CDS encoding MFS transporter, which yields MSANKIPLFKDWVPHWLAAITIFAILLTSLFSFALYSSNAASAMGYYGIEPTDVQYSIVLMYAAAVAFLALDFRIIKYITARKYLLAGLIANAATYLVCFYTKNWDLFMICRFLQGVACALLCSIVLHLIFPRLHPSRSRVIGYTIFYFGLQMSIPLCAIYCTLVVDIVDFNWLFYGLNVVMLPVVLLVLVTMNAKARFHKRLPLYQVDWIGYVLYTLLCLDIGFVLVYGQKLNWFGHPLISCGCIAGSLLLVTFVLREMRLKRPLINLRLFTIKHFTIGLLLLATFYILKGTTGILYQYLENVLGVAPLHFIPIWGANILGIGVGMFITSRFILEGKSLLHLILSGFFLLALFYLYMLRTISTTGETTSFIFPLFAYGISTGILFVPLVVFTLSSVPPAMAFNASLLGIFSRFIGFCASISINNYLQLYTKSAVREKVREFVTVINPQLSRTVNGLEKAYAYAGNDALHESAGASAHLNKLLAQQIFARSVRDYFDYMLIACVILIFLLFLLPCMTNVVLSFRRGSTPV from the coding sequence ATGTCTGCAAATAAAATCCCCCTATTCAAAGACTGGGTTCCCCACTGGCTGGCTGCGATCACTATATTTGCTATTTTGCTGACCTCTCTGTTCAGCTTTGCATTATATTCCAGCAATGCTGCATCTGCAATGGGTTACTATGGAATTGAGCCTACAGACGTCCAATATTCTATTGTACTTATGTATGCCGCAGCTGTCGCCTTTCTGGCGCTGGACTTCCGGATCATTAAGTATATCACAGCTCGGAAATACCTGTTAGCAGGCCTGATAGCCAATGCAGCGACTTACCTGGTTTGTTTTTATACTAAGAACTGGGATTTGTTTATGATATGCCGGTTTCTACAAGGCGTTGCTTGCGCATTATTGTGCAGTATAGTCCTGCATTTGATATTTCCGCGGTTGCATCCGAGCCGTTCAAGGGTGATCGGTTATACGATATTTTACTTTGGTCTGCAAATGTCCATCCCGTTATGTGCCATTTATTGCACGCTCGTAGTGGATATTGTAGATTTCAATTGGCTTTTTTATGGCCTAAATGTGGTTATGCTGCCGGTAGTATTATTGGTATTAGTGACGATGAATGCCAAAGCGCGGTTTCATAAGCGACTTCCACTCTATCAGGTTGACTGGATCGGTTATGTCCTATATACTTTGCTTTGCCTGGATATAGGATTTGTGCTGGTGTATGGTCAAAAGCTCAATTGGTTTGGGCACCCATTGATCAGCTGCGGTTGCATTGCCGGTTCGTTATTATTAGTGACATTTGTCCTGCGAGAAATGCGGCTAAAGCGTCCTCTTATCAATCTACGACTATTCACCATCAAACACTTTACAATTGGACTGTTATTATTGGCCACTTTCTATATTTTAAAGGGTACGACCGGGATTCTTTACCAATATCTTGAGAATGTACTAGGCGTTGCCCCCCTGCATTTTATCCCTATTTGGGGGGCGAACATCCTGGGTATAGGTGTGGGTATGTTCATTACTTCCAGGTTCATCCTGGAAGGAAAATCATTACTTCATCTTATTCTATCGGGCTTTTTCTTACTGGCTCTCTTTTATTTATACATGCTGCGTACTATCTCTACTACCGGAGAAACGACTTCTTTTATATTCCCATTATTCGCCTATGGCATCAGTACAGGCATTTTGTTTGTTCCGCTAGTGGTATTTACGTTATCTTCTGTACCACCAGCGATGGCTTTCAACGCATCTTTGCTCGGCATCTTTTCAAGATTCATCGGGTTCTGCGCGAGTATATCCATCAACAATTATCTGCAGCTGTACACTAAGTCTGCTGTGAGGGAAAAGGTCCGGGAGTTTGTAACGGTGATCAACCCGCAGTTATCCCGTACTGTAAATGGTCTTGAGAAAGCCTATGCCTATGCAGGTAATGATGCTTTACATGAAAGTGCCGGGGCATCTGCTCATCTTAACAAGCTACTGGCCCAACAAATCTTTGCCAGGTCAGTAAGGGACTATTTTGATTACATGTTGATCGCGTGTGTTATTCTGATCTTCTTACTGTTCTTATTACCGTGTATGACGAATGTGGTGCTCAGCTTTCGAAGGGGTAGTACACCCGTGTAA
- a CDS encoding ROK family protein, which produces MSKFSIGMDVGGSHISAALTGINGHTVTRPVDSYADATTILSAMKSCIDDLIIPEYPVYGVGIAFPGPFNYKKGVSTISGVGNKFEKFFGLHLKAALQEAFNNRLSIDFANDAHCFAIGCHAAMALGNEHYIFLTLGTGFGSAFYSNGQLLHSHPDIPAQAAFYCETFKEGIADDYFSTRWFLQAFEGLTGEKVTSVKELVTAYPQEAAQLFDTFALNLCIFLQPWIQRFRCHALVIGGSIAKAQYLFASQLQQGLNTQIIFTHDTEQLIINGAGMIPTEQTTQQKDFRKSNQPLLPVYQPAVTGYNIFPSFHTHMTIYSGFDALAAQVAREKCLVIDGYGGVLWEQFRTQLGAAIKRLGLTAYWYDVSACLKPAASIEDMLQTTLNGNDPVFGKKFTGTLRDFFDTAKLEMLQPDKKADINIVYGTGAALSGWQGLLIYLDIPKNEIQYRMRAGSINNLGATDTLEPVQMYKRFYFADWPVLNTHKAYLLPRIAIIVDEQRVHDITWTTGTSFRESLDAMLHRPFRARPWFETGVWGGQWMKQHLAGLDPHSPNYAWSFELITPENGIVLEHNGLLMEASFDFLLYHDHKKILGKAAARFGQDFPIRFDFLDTFDGGNLSIQCHPRTAYIREHFGETFTQDETYYILDCEPGAEVYLGFQENIDPQQFKQALENAQEHNIPLPVAQYIQVHEAHKHDLFLIPNGTVHASGKNNLVLEISSTPYIFTFKMYDWLRPGLDGKPRPINIAHAFNNLYFDRRGEKVKQELISTPQIVTSWEHGRKVELPTHQVHFYTVDRYEFTGNVEISTNGHCHICMLVEGDEISVYTPTSNEIFHYAETFVVPASVPTYNVHYKGAGKAFLVVAYVKDECC; this is translated from the coding sequence ATGAGTAAATTTAGCATCGGAATGGACGTAGGCGGGAGCCATATCAGCGCAGCATTGACAGGCATCAATGGGCATACAGTGACAAGACCCGTCGATAGCTATGCAGATGCCACTACCATCTTATCCGCCATGAAATCCTGTATTGACGACCTAATAATACCGGAATACCCGGTGTACGGTGTAGGTATTGCCTTTCCTGGCCCATTTAATTACAAAAAAGGGGTAAGTACCATCAGCGGGGTAGGGAACAAATTTGAAAAATTTTTCGGACTGCACCTGAAAGCAGCATTACAGGAAGCTTTCAATAACCGCCTCTCCATAGACTTCGCCAACGATGCACACTGCTTCGCTATAGGCTGTCATGCAGCCATGGCCCTCGGCAACGAGCACTATATATTCCTGACACTGGGAACCGGATTCGGATCTGCATTCTATAGCAATGGACAGCTGCTACACTCACATCCGGATATACCCGCACAGGCGGCATTTTATTGCGAAACGTTTAAGGAAGGCATCGCGGATGATTATTTTTCTACCCGCTGGTTCCTGCAAGCATTTGAAGGGTTGACGGGAGAAAAAGTGACCTCCGTGAAAGAACTAGTAACGGCATATCCGCAAGAAGCCGCACAATTGTTTGATACATTCGCTCTCAACCTATGCATATTCCTGCAGCCATGGATACAACGATTCCGCTGTCATGCACTGGTGATCGGTGGCAGCATCGCAAAAGCACAATATCTGTTCGCTTCACAGCTGCAACAGGGGCTGAACACACAAATAATTTTTACACACGATACAGAACAGCTGATCATAAACGGCGCAGGCATGATACCAACAGAACAGACCACGCAACAAAAGGACTTTAGAAAATCAAATCAACCCTTGCTGCCGGTTTACCAGCCGGCTGTAACAGGCTATAATATATTCCCCTCCTTTCATACACACATGACCATCTATAGCGGATTCGATGCCTTAGCAGCACAGGTCGCTCGGGAGAAATGCCTGGTGATAGATGGATATGGTGGTGTTCTATGGGAACAGTTCCGCACACAACTCGGCGCTGCCATAAAACGGCTGGGCCTTACCGCCTATTGGTATGATGTCAGTGCCTGCCTCAAACCAGCTGCCAGCATAGAGGATATGCTGCAAACCACGTTGAATGGCAATGACCCTGTCTTTGGGAAGAAATTTACCGGTACGCTCCGGGATTTTTTTGATACGGCTAAACTGGAAATGTTACAGCCGGATAAAAAAGCAGACATCAATATCGTTTATGGTACAGGTGCTGCACTGAGTGGGTGGCAAGGACTGCTGATCTATCTTGATATACCCAAAAACGAAATACAATACCGCATGCGTGCCGGTAGTATCAACAACCTGGGTGCTACTGATACCCTTGAACCGGTACAGATGTATAAGCGATTTTACTTCGCCGACTGGCCCGTACTCAATACACACAAAGCATACCTGCTGCCCCGAATAGCCATCATCGTAGATGAGCAACGGGTACATGATATCACCTGGACTACGGGCACTTCTTTTCGCGAATCGCTGGATGCCATGTTGCATCGGCCTTTCCGGGCACGGCCCTGGTTCGAAACTGGTGTATGGGGAGGACAATGGATGAAACAACATCTCGCTGGTCTCGACCCTCATTCCCCCAATTATGCCTGGTCATTCGAACTGATCACTCCTGAAAACGGTATCGTGCTGGAACACAACGGCTTACTGATGGAAGCGTCATTCGATTTCCTGTTGTACCACGACCATAAAAAGATACTGGGCAAAGCCGCGGCCCGCTTCGGTCAAGATTTCCCCATTCGTTTCGACTTCCTCGACACCTTCGATGGAGGAAACCTTTCCATACAATGCCATCCTCGTACAGCATACATCCGCGAACATTTCGGGGAGACCTTCACACAAGACGAAACTTATTACATCCTCGACTGTGAACCAGGGGCAGAAGTGTATCTCGGATTCCAGGAAAATATCGATCCGCAGCAGTTCAAGCAAGCATTGGAAAATGCACAGGAGCATAATATTCCACTACCAGTAGCGCAATATATACAGGTGCATGAAGCACATAAACATGATCTTTTCCTTATTCCAAATGGTACCGTACATGCCTCCGGAAAGAATAACCTGGTATTGGAGATCAGCAGCACGCCATATATTTTTACCTTTAAAATGTATGACTGGCTAAGACCTGGACTCGATGGTAAGCCTCGTCCCATCAATATCGCACATGCCTTCAATAACCTGTATTTCGACCGGAGAGGAGAGAAAGTAAAACAGGAACTGATATCCACCCCTCAAATAGTGACTTCCTGGGAGCACGGGCGTAAAGTCGAGTTACCAACGCACCAGGTTCACTTTTATACGGTAGACCGTTATGAATTTACCGGCAACGTAGAGATCTCTACCAATGGCCACTGCCACATCTGTATGTTGGTAGAAGGTGATGAAATATCTGTATACACGCCGACATCCAATGAAATATTCCACTATGCAGAAACATTCGTCGTGCCTGCATCGGTGCCTACATACAACGTACACTACAAGGGGGCCGGAAAAGCCTTCCTGGTAGTCGCCTACGTGAAAGACGAATGCTGCTGA